In Thermococcus sp. 21S7, the following are encoded in one genomic region:
- the tdt gene encoding tellurite-resistance/dicarboxylate transporter, with the protein MGIKDFAPSWFASVMGTGALTLVSKAYSGKLPILGNFAEFLTYLNTVLFFVLLVPWVLRWLKYREDALRDLHHPVLGNFYGTIAIAMLILSADYLLVLKNTALAWVFWLAGVPLTVFFAFLIPYLFFTCEGIDTKAITPAWFIPPVGLIVIPISGAKLMTLASGTAREIIAFINIFAWGSGFFLYLALFALVMFRFIRHEPMPCGIAPSIWINLGPIGAGTSTLYALIKASGFITVKEPFLAFGLLFWGFGVWWLVMAILMTLHYVRKLNLPYSLAWWAFIFPLGAYVSATFNVGTTFGINAITDFGFVLYWLLLAIWLVTGVKTVRHFLLG; encoded by the coding sequence ATGGGAATCAAAGACTTCGCGCCGAGCTGGTTCGCGAGCGTTATGGGAACGGGCGCCCTGACCCTCGTGAGCAAGGCCTACTCCGGCAAACTCCCGATCCTCGGAAACTTTGCAGAGTTCCTGACTTACCTCAACACGGTTTTGTTCTTCGTCCTGCTGGTGCCCTGGGTTCTGAGGTGGCTCAAATATAGGGAAGACGCCCTCAGGGACCTCCACCACCCAGTCCTCGGCAACTTCTACGGCACCATCGCGATAGCCATGCTGATTCTCTCCGCGGATTACCTCCTGGTTCTCAAAAACACCGCACTCGCGTGGGTGTTCTGGCTGGCCGGCGTTCCGCTAACGGTATTCTTTGCGTTCCTCATCCCGTACCTCTTCTTCACCTGCGAAGGCATAGACACCAAGGCCATAACCCCAGCGTGGTTCATCCCGCCCGTGGGCCTGATAGTCATCCCGATAAGCGGCGCCAAGCTGATGACGCTGGCGAGCGGAACGGCGAGGGAAATTATTGCCTTCATCAACATCTTCGCCTGGGGCTCCGGCTTCTTCCTCTACCTGGCCCTGTTCGCACTGGTGATGTTCCGCTTCATTCGCCACGAGCCGATGCCCTGCGGAATAGCCCCCTCGATATGGATAAACCTCGGACCCATCGGAGCTGGAACGAGCACGCTCTACGCGCTAATAAAGGCGAGCGGCTTCATAACGGTGAAGGAGCCTTTCCTGGCCTTTGGCCTGCTCTTCTGGGGCTTCGGCGTGTGGTGGCTCGTCATGGCAATCCTGATGACGCTCCACTACGTCAGGAAGCTCAACCTCCCCTACAGCCTCGCCTGGTGGGCCTTCATATTCCCGCTCGGGGCCTACGTCAGCGCGACCTTCAACGTGGGGACCACATTCGGGATAAACGCCATCACCGACTTTGGATTCGTCCTCTACTGGCTCCTCCTGGCGATATGGCTGGTCACGGGGGTAAAAACGGTGAGGCACTTCCTCCTGGGCTGA
- a CDS encoding ABC transporter ATP-binding protein — MKALRVRNLRFTYNGSEVLRGIDLEVEAGEFVAILGPNGAGKSTFLKCIGGILDCGTVEVFERPVMEYPRDELARVLAYVPQRYEPGFMTVFDTVLLGRRPYMGLRPSKRDVETVRRILRKMGIEGLALKPTNRLSGGELQKVSIARALAQEPRILLMDEPTNNLDIRSQLEVMETARTFAEEGGTSVVVMHDVNLALRFAGRFVFMKNGRVVADGGREILEPDLFEEVYGVKVMIEEVGGIPVVVPLSHLGLAEELKQVE; from the coding sequence ATGAAGGCCCTACGTGTGAGGAATCTCCGCTTCACCTACAACGGCTCCGAGGTTCTTAGGGGCATTGACCTTGAGGTGGAGGCGGGCGAGTTCGTGGCGATACTAGGCCCGAACGGTGCCGGAAAGTCAACCTTCCTCAAGTGCATCGGGGGCATTCTGGACTGCGGCACCGTTGAAGTGTTTGAGCGCCCCGTGATGGAGTATCCGAGGGATGAACTGGCGAGGGTTCTTGCCTACGTGCCCCAGAGGTACGAACCGGGTTTCATGACGGTTTTTGACACCGTTCTGCTCGGCAGGAGGCCCTACATGGGGCTGAGGCCATCGAAGCGGGACGTTGAGACCGTGAGAAGAATCCTCAGAAAGATGGGCATAGAGGGCCTTGCGCTGAAGCCAACCAACAGGCTGAGCGGCGGCGAACTCCAGAAGGTGAGCATCGCGAGGGCCCTGGCTCAGGAGCCCAGAATACTCCTAATGGACGAGCCGACCAACAACCTTGACATCAGGAGCCAGCTGGAGGTAATGGAAACGGCGAGGACGTTTGCGGAGGAGGGGGGAACGTCGGTCGTGGTCATGCACGACGTCAACCTCGCCCTTCGCTTCGCCGGAAGGTTCGTCTTCATGAAGAATGGGAGGGTCGTAGCCGACGGCGGGAGGGAGATACTGGAGCCTGATCTCTTCGAAGAGGTCTACGGCGTGAAGGTTATGATAGAAGAGGTGGGGGGAATCCCCGTCGTGGTTCCCCTCTCACATCTCGGCCTCGCCGAGGAACTCAAGCAGGTCGAGTAG
- a CDS encoding tetratricopeptide repeat protein, with product MEEILKAIEEKDCKKVATLLYHRVDELGDEELKEVLEKAEKLALECGDFELYKLTVYYSHELLGVEKLSEFEKMAEEKDTFDVKFELADLYYLIGELEKSLELYRALLEEETEKGNRGNIAKIYYAMALIHEELQEYEKAIELMEKAEEIHRELGNEDEVLRIAIHKAYVLFESGETYEAKAMLAGLLPKVLDKSDLLVEIHLSFEEIFEEDENYDAALQECLYALVHAKGSDYEEVAFGSLMDVLWQLFLEDDFETVYLHMDMFARALPELSDFFEAVKAIALYKDGKIEAKEAGKAIESVKDPRLLDLLEFLGEAEM from the coding sequence ATGGAGGAGATTCTGAAGGCAATCGAGGAAAAGGATTGCAAAAAGGTTGCAACCCTTCTGTACCACAGGGTTGACGAGCTGGGCGACGAGGAGCTTAAGGAGGTCCTCGAAAAGGCCGAAAAGCTCGCCCTGGAGTGTGGTGATTTCGAACTGTACAAGCTCACCGTTTACTACTCCCACGAACTCCTCGGTGTGGAGAAGCTGAGCGAGTTCGAGAAGATGGCCGAGGAGAAGGACACATTCGACGTAAAGTTCGAGCTGGCCGACCTCTACTACCTCATAGGGGAGCTGGAGAAGAGCCTCGAACTCTACCGAGCCCTCTTGGAGGAGGAGACGGAGAAGGGCAACAGGGGAAACATAGCGAAAATCTACTACGCCATGGCGCTCATCCACGAGGAACTTCAGGAGTACGAGAAGGCCATCGAACTTATGGAGAAGGCCGAGGAGATACACCGCGAACTCGGAAACGAGGACGAGGTTCTGAGGATAGCCATCCACAAGGCATACGTTCTCTTTGAATCCGGGGAGACCTACGAGGCAAAGGCCATGCTCGCAGGCCTCCTCCCGAAGGTTCTGGACAAGAGCGACCTCCTCGTTGAGATACACCTCAGCTTTGAGGAGATATTCGAGGAGGACGAGAACTACGATGCGGCTTTGCAGGAGTGCCTCTACGCGCTCGTCCACGCGAAGGGGAGCGACTACGAGGAGGTAGCCTTCGGCTCCCTGATGGATGTCCTCTGGCAGCTGTTCCTTGAGGACGACTTCGAGACGGTTTACCTGCACATGGACATGTTCGCCAGGGCGCTCCCTGAGCTGAGCGACTTCTTTGAAGCCGTAAAGGCGATAGCACTCTACAAGGACGGCAAGATTGAGGCGAAGGAGGCAGGGAAGGCCATAGAAAGCGTCAAAGATCCGCGCCTACTCGACCTGCTTGAGTTCCTCGGCGAGGCCGAGATGTGA
- a CDS encoding ribonuclease Z: MLEVIFLGTGGIMPTRERNVPAVALRYKGEIILFDVGEGTMRQMNAAKLSPMKVEKIFITHFHGDHYLGLAALIQTMNLWDREKPLHIYGPKYTFEFVQNFLNSGFFRPGFDIHVHELRETRLKFGDYEIWSFKVEHGIPALGYVFKEKDRRGKFLPEKLREYGLREGPILGKLEREGKIEWNGKTIYLEDVTGPRRKGVKVVYTGDTEPAERVRLFAERADLLIHEATYLNPADRGDSYHSTVAEACEVAKRAKVRLLALFHRAFRYTYDEYLSGASRICRDFGVDFIVPRDFDILTFKSDEFSVRNLLEEKR, encoded by the coding sequence ATGCTTGAAGTGATTTTCCTCGGCACGGGCGGCATAATGCCCACCAGGGAGAGAAACGTTCCAGCGGTGGCTCTCCGCTACAAGGGTGAGATCATACTCTTCGACGTCGGAGAGGGCACGATGAGGCAGATGAATGCGGCAAAGCTCAGCCCGATGAAGGTGGAGAAGATATTCATCACGCACTTTCACGGCGACCACTACCTCGGCCTGGCTGCCCTGATACAGACGATGAACCTCTGGGACAGGGAAAAGCCCCTTCACATCTACGGTCCCAAATACACCTTCGAGTTCGTTCAGAACTTCCTCAACAGCGGCTTCTTCAGGCCGGGGTTTGATATACACGTCCACGAGCTGCGAGAGACGAGGCTGAAGTTCGGGGACTACGAAATCTGGAGCTTCAAGGTCGAGCATGGGATTCCGGCTCTGGGCTACGTATTTAAGGAAAAAGACCGGCGCGGGAAGTTCCTGCCGGAGAAGTTGAGGGAATACGGCCTGAGAGAGGGGCCGATACTCGGGAAGCTTGAGCGTGAAGGTAAAATCGAGTGGAACGGGAAAACGATTTACCTTGAGGACGTCACAGGGCCAAGGAGGAAGGGGGTCAAGGTCGTCTACACCGGCGACACCGAGCCCGCTGAAAGGGTCAGGCTCTTCGCCGAGAGGGCTGACCTTCTAATCCATGAGGCCACCTATCTGAATCCAGCCGACAGGGGCGATAGCTACCACTCGACGGTCGCGGAGGCCTGCGAGGTCGCCAAGAGGGCCAAGGTCAGGCTTTTGGCACTCTTCCACAGGGCCTTCCGCTACACCTACGATGAATACCTGAGCGGGGCCTCTCGGATATGCCGCGATTTTGGAGTAGATTTCATAGTTCCGAGAGATTTCGACATTTTGACGTTTAAATCCGACGAATTCAGTGTGAGAAACCTTCTGGAGGAGAAAAGATGA
- a CDS encoding FmdE family protein: protein MLALKGLVKAGDARGILEYGREFHGHVCPYLALGIRASLVAMDELGVGRLDYSGSVDESILAIVEVNSCFTDGVQVTTGCTLGNNSLVYLDLGKTALTLVKRSDWEGVRVYADAERLRKYYPSGATELFNRVVRERKGTEEERRRLWELWEEIAYTMLELPKEEFKIDRVKVPPIEQAPIVESVRCSKCGELVMETRAVYINDEPFCLRCAGESYRAVIGRGIVKVSPRGC, encoded by the coding sequence ATGCTCGCTCTCAAGGGGCTTGTGAAGGCAGGCGACGCCAGGGGAATCCTGGAGTACGGGAGGGAGTTCCACGGTCACGTGTGTCCATACCTGGCGCTCGGGATTCGAGCGTCGCTGGTGGCTATGGACGAACTCGGTGTCGGGAGGCTCGACTATTCGGGAAGCGTCGACGAGTCCATTCTGGCTATAGTCGAGGTCAACAGTTGCTTCACCGACGGCGTTCAGGTGACGACGGGTTGCACCCTGGGAAACAACTCACTGGTCTACCTCGACCTCGGAAAGACCGCCCTCACCCTCGTCAAGCGCTCCGACTGGGAAGGCGTCAGGGTCTACGCCGACGCCGAGAGGCTGAGGAAGTACTACCCTTCCGGAGCCACTGAGCTGTTCAACAGGGTCGTAAGGGAACGAAAGGGGACTGAGGAGGAGCGGAGACGCCTCTGGGAACTCTGGGAGGAGATAGCATACACCATGCTGGAACTCCCGAAGGAGGAGTTCAAGATTGACCGCGTTAAGGTTCCCCCGATAGAGCAGGCGCCGATAGTGGAAAGCGTCCGCTGCTCGAAGTGCGGGGAGCTGGTTATGGAGACAAGGGCTGTTTACATAAACGACGAGCCCTTCTGCCTCCGCTGCGCGGGAGAGTCCTACCGTGCGGTAATCGGGAGGGGAATAGTGAAGGTCTCGCCGAGGGGGTGCTGA
- a CDS encoding PKD domain-containing protein has protein sequence MKRNTALFIVMLLTVSVFTLPGHRVTAEESDLVDGSGGMVIADEEIIIGDRGDYFWTYENESGDVIGKFHTGYEKWDEMAACDVNGDGKAEIIQGDRSTNKIYIYSAGGTELGKHDVNFEAGDDLACGDLTGNGKAEIVHADRNNWMHVFDENFNLLNQFKVDDFANGDSIAVGDLDGDGKAEIVHADVSANIITLYDMNGNVIGSLPTEDYFELTSRDEMAIGDVNLDGLNELVVATQDSDDYQERGVHVFGFSKKGAQLEGRELATFVMPFQKGDRMTVGDVNTDGLDEIVWASQDGYVKVYNLGGDLLNGPKGLKTEFSYGAGLAVGDVDGNSIIVGPPRKGRMHVENLVIAVINAPPVDYDVINKTGVFYSEFTTEKTHATKFSVKSTHDIKMSLGMKAVMGNKKVAYAEVNLKVSMGFQLQRERGQSYEESITYGLTSDMGDGALYVTTDYDVYEFPIISPPELAVVNGEQQYILVTVPKGPPHVHFQNYKSDLHEIGDINTYPENLNELKNYEPGNLLDTFTMEVGQVGSSYERAVKELGWTKSRNTFNVGVSIGIGGGYTSPTSSLDMKIEGSYGYERVTTHEVTVSNETSVKVVYKGGISDPSMWYNATGVIYLDSEDGHLVLDFLVPSKGEHYETRSGSPILINFGFFTIDYHALLLMNKPPECSISASPSSGKLPLEVDFDLDLNDPENGSMRWEIDFGDGYSTEGNGTETKHIYREEGNYKVTLTVYDPLNANATCKASVNVKPNEKPAALFSYSPAEIKAGDEVRFTDSSIDPDGSVARWSWNFGDGSTSTERNPRHTYTNPGSYTVMLTVEDESGLKGTYYKEITVEPRNYPPTADFTFLPKEPKAGEEISFADKSYDRDGNIVGWSWDFGDGSTSSEAEPVHTYSSAGNYTVTLKVRDNLGGEDVRRITITVGAAESPSPTETTSTEAPTATPSGTTSSTPGEETGPSETSSSSTQPSPTESGGTCGPGIVVVLAAILVLWRRR, from the coding sequence ATGAAACGGAATACTGCTCTGTTTATTGTTATGCTTCTGACGGTTTCGGTATTCACCCTGCCGGGTCACCGGGTCACCGCGGAGGAATCCGACCTCGTTGACGGTTCGGGGGGTATGGTTATAGCGGACGAGGAGATAATCATAGGCGATCGCGGGGACTACTTCTGGACCTATGAGAACGAGAGTGGAGACGTCATCGGGAAATTCCACACAGGGTATGAAAAATGGGATGAGATGGCGGCCTGTGACGTTAACGGCGATGGAAAAGCCGAGATAATCCAGGGCGACAGGAGCACGAACAAGATATACATCTACAGTGCGGGCGGTACCGAACTGGGCAAACACGACGTAAATTTTGAGGCCGGGGACGACCTGGCCTGCGGAGACCTCACAGGCAACGGGAAGGCCGAGATCGTCCACGCCGACAGGAACAACTGGATGCACGTATTCGACGAGAACTTCAACCTTCTGAACCAGTTCAAGGTCGATGATTTCGCGAATGGCGATTCAATAGCCGTCGGCGACCTCGACGGCGACGGAAAGGCCGAGATCGTGCACGCTGACGTGAGTGCAAACATCATAACCCTCTACGATATGAACGGCAACGTCATCGGGAGTCTGCCAACAGAGGACTACTTTGAGCTGACGTCGAGGGACGAGATGGCGATTGGGGACGTCAACCTCGACGGACTGAACGAACTGGTCGTGGCCACCCAGGACTCGGACGACTACCAGGAGAGGGGCGTACACGTCTTTGGCTTCTCAAAGAAGGGCGCCCAGCTGGAGGGGAGAGAGTTAGCGACCTTTGTGATGCCCTTCCAGAAGGGGGACAGGATGACCGTTGGGGACGTTAACACAGACGGCCTCGACGAGATAGTCTGGGCCTCCCAGGACGGCTACGTGAAGGTCTACAACCTTGGAGGAGACCTGCTGAACGGGCCGAAGGGCCTGAAGACGGAGTTCAGTTACGGAGCGGGCCTCGCGGTTGGCGACGTGGATGGCAACTCAATAATTGTCGGACCTCCAAGGAAAGGGAGAATGCACGTTGAAAACCTCGTTATAGCGGTTATAAACGCCCCACCGGTTGACTACGACGTCATAAACAAGACGGGGGTATTCTACTCGGAGTTCACTACCGAAAAAACCCACGCAACGAAGTTCTCGGTGAAGTCCACCCACGACATCAAGATGAGCCTCGGAATGAAGGCGGTCATGGGCAACAAGAAGGTCGCCTACGCGGAGGTCAACCTTAAGGTGAGCATGGGGTTCCAGCTCCAGCGGGAGAGAGGGCAGAGCTACGAGGAGAGCATAACCTATGGACTGACGTCCGATATGGGCGACGGAGCGCTTTACGTGACCACGGACTACGACGTCTACGAGTTCCCGATAATAAGCCCGCCGGAGCTTGCTGTTGTGAACGGCGAGCAGCAGTACATACTCGTGACTGTTCCCAAGGGGCCGCCCCACGTCCACTTCCAGAACTACAAGTCGGACCTGCACGAGATTGGGGATATAAACACCTACCCTGAGAACCTCAACGAGCTGAAGAACTACGAGCCCGGGAACCTCCTCGACACCTTCACCATGGAGGTCGGTCAGGTGGGTAGCTCCTACGAGAGGGCAGTCAAGGAGCTGGGCTGGACGAAGAGCAGGAACACCTTCAACGTCGGCGTTTCCATCGGCATCGGAGGGGGCTACACCTCACCCACCTCAAGCCTCGATATGAAAATTGAAGGCAGCTACGGCTATGAGAGGGTAACGACTCATGAGGTGACCGTTTCCAACGAAACCAGCGTCAAGGTTGTCTACAAGGGCGGCATAAGCGACCCGAGCATGTGGTACAACGCAACCGGAGTTATCTACCTCGACAGCGAGGACGGACATCTGGTTCTCGACTTCCTCGTGCCCAGCAAGGGGGAGCACTACGAGACAAGGAGCGGAAGCCCGATACTGATAAACTTCGGCTTCTTCACGATAGACTACCATGCCCTGCTGCTCATGAACAAGCCGCCGGAGTGTTCGATTTCAGCCTCTCCAAGCTCCGGAAAGCTTCCGCTTGAAGTTGACTTCGACCTGGATCTAAACGACCCGGAGAACGGCTCCATGAGGTGGGAGATTGACTTTGGAGACGGCTACTCCACAGAGGGCAACGGCACAGAGACAAAGCACATCTACCGCGAGGAGGGGAACTACAAGGTCACCCTGACCGTCTACGACCCCCTGAATGCCAACGCCACCTGCAAGGCATCGGTAAACGTCAAACCGAACGAGAAGCCAGCGGCGCTCTTCAGCTACTCGCCCGCAGAGATTAAGGCAGGAGACGAGGTGCGCTTCACGGACAGCTCCATAGACCCGGACGGAAGCGTTGCCAGGTGGAGCTGGAACTTCGGCGACGGAAGCACTTCAACCGAAAGGAATCCGAGGCACACGTATACAAACCCTGGCTCGTACACGGTAATGCTAACAGTCGAAGACGAAAGCGGACTGAAGGGAACCTACTACAAGGAGATAACCGTGGAGCCGCGGAACTATCCGCCGACGGCTGACTTCACGTTCCTGCCAAAGGAACCGAAGGCCGGGGAGGAGATAAGCTTCGCGGACAAGTCCTACGACAGGGACGGGAATATAGTGGGCTGGAGCTGGGACTTTGGAGACGGGAGCACCTCCAGCGAGGCCGAACCCGTTCACACCTACTCAAGCGCCGGCAACTACACGGTGACCCTGAAGGTGAGGGACAACCTGGGAGGAGAGGACGTCAGGAGGATCACCATAACGGTTGGAGCCGCGGAGAGCCCCTCGCCAACGGAAACGACATCAACCGAAGCCCCAACTGCCACACCATCAGGAACGACGTCAAGCACGCCGGGCGAGGAAACGGGCCCTTCAGAGACGAGTTCCTCCAGCACCCAGCCATCCCCGACCGAGTCGGGGGGCACATGCGGACCGGGAATAGTCGTCGTTCTGGCCGCAATCCTGGTCCTTTGGAGGAGGCGCTAG
- a CDS encoding TraB/GumN family protein, whose translation MSYLRYVKLIGTMHVSPKSREEVIRTILEERPHAVAIELDRARFLSMNGNRKMTLEEALRFGRKGLINYALAKVEEKLGEEFGMAPGEEMKAAVSAAQALGVPLYLIDEDITVILSKIAAAPGREKLLMALEALGIFLPVRLGEPSDPMAEYRVMMVEFKRRYPYLYRVLVEERNEVMARNLVSIVENLKLHGVKRPRVIAVVGLGHKPGIEHLLDRGKERFLSPYWTAGVM comes from the coding sequence ATGAGCTATCTCCGCTACGTTAAGCTCATAGGCACGATGCACGTTTCGCCAAAGAGCAGGGAGGAGGTAATCAGGACGATACTGGAGGAGAGGCCACACGCCGTTGCGATAGAGCTCGACAGGGCGCGCTTCCTTTCCATGAACGGGAACAGGAAGATGACCCTTGAGGAAGCCCTCCGCTTCGGCAGAAAGGGGCTGATAAACTATGCGCTCGCAAAGGTTGAGGAGAAACTGGGGGAGGAGTTTGGGATGGCACCGGGGGAGGAGATGAAAGCGGCCGTAAGCGCCGCCCAAGCCCTCGGCGTTCCCCTCTACCTCATAGACGAGGACATAACCGTCATACTCTCCAAGATAGCCGCCGCCCCGGGGAGGGAGAAGCTTCTCATGGCCCTGGAGGCCCTGGGGATATTCCTGCCCGTTAGGCTCGGCGAGCCCTCCGACCCAATGGCCGAGTACAGGGTCATGATGGTGGAGTTCAAGCGCCGCTATCCCTACCTCTACCGCGTTCTGGTCGAGGAGAGGAACGAGGTAATGGCGAGGAACCTCGTGTCCATAGTCGAGAACCTTAAGCTTCATGGGGTTAAGAGGCCACGGGTTATAGCCGTGGTTGGCCTCGGCCACAAGCCGGGGATAGAGCATCTCCTGGACAGGGGGAAGGAGAGATTCCTCTCGCCCTACTGGACAGCGGGGGTGATGTGA
- a CDS encoding iron ABC transporter substrate-binding protein: protein MRRFLALFLILLVVSISGCIGSSTGTGETGKATITVTDALGRSVEVPAKVSRIVAVGPGALRLVVYLNASDMVVGVEDFEKRYNFGRPYIIAHPELRELPTVGPGGPGKLPDFEALIELKPDVIFITYVDKKTANDIQAKTGIPVVVLSYGQLVTFEDEELFKSLELAGRILGREDRAREVIDFINATQNDLMKRTADVEPKTVFVGGIGYKGAHGIESTKASYPPFIVVHAKNVADELGTGHQFIDKEKLLEWQPEYIFIDEGGLKLILDDYSKNPDFYASLKAVKEGNVYGILPYNFYTTNVGTALADAYFIGKVLYPERFSDVDPAKKADEIYSFLLGKPVYGTMKEQFGGFGKIDLSNGTVKYSLPTSP from the coding sequence ATGAGGAGGTTCCTTGCCCTGTTTCTAATCCTGCTGGTGGTTTCAATAAGCGGCTGTATCGGGAGCAGCACTGGAACTGGGGAAACCGGAAAGGCCACGATAACCGTCACGGACGCCCTCGGGAGGAGCGTCGAGGTTCCGGCGAAGGTGAGCCGGATCGTTGCCGTTGGCCCCGGTGCGCTGAGGCTCGTGGTTTATCTGAACGCGAGCGATATGGTGGTCGGGGTTGAGGACTTCGAGAAGCGCTACAACTTCGGAAGGCCCTACATAATAGCCCACCCCGAACTCAGGGAGCTGCCGACCGTCGGGCCGGGCGGGCCGGGCAAGCTGCCGGACTTCGAGGCGCTCATAGAGCTGAAGCCCGACGTTATCTTCATAACCTACGTGGACAAGAAGACGGCCAACGATATACAGGCCAAGACCGGAATCCCCGTCGTCGTCCTCAGCTACGGCCAGCTGGTGACCTTCGAGGACGAGGAACTCTTCAAGTCCCTCGAACTGGCGGGCAGGATACTCGGAAGGGAGGATAGGGCTAGGGAGGTCATAGACTTCATCAATGCCACCCAGAATGACCTGATGAAGCGCACGGCCGACGTTGAACCGAAGACGGTCTTCGTCGGTGGGATAGGATACAAGGGCGCCCACGGAATTGAGAGCACGAAGGCCAGCTACCCGCCATTCATCGTCGTTCACGCCAAGAACGTTGCCGACGAGCTTGGAACCGGCCACCAGTTCATCGACAAGGAGAAGCTCCTGGAGTGGCAGCCTGAGTACATCTTCATCGACGAGGGCGGCCTTAAGCTCATCCTCGACGATTACTCGAAGAACCCGGACTTCTACGCCTCCCTAAAGGCCGTCAAAGAGGGCAACGTCTACGGCATACTCCCATACAACTTCTACACCACAAACGTTGGAACTGCCCTGGCCGATGCGTACTTCATCGGAAAGGTGCTCTATCCCGAGAGGTTCAGCGACGTCGACCCTGCGAAGAAGGCCGACGAGATATACTCCTTCCTGCTCGGAAAGCCGGTTTACGGCACCATGAAGGAGCAGTTCGGCGGCTTTGGAAAGATAGACCTCTCCAACGGAACGGTTAAATACTCACTGCCGACCTCACCGTGA
- a CDS encoding iron ABC transporter permease encodes MDYEGYVARKLSIGLFILLSILAVSLYSLSHGAYFLSVREVVDALLGGGTDSSRLIVWNIRMPRIVAGILVGASLAVAGAVMQGFLRNPLATPFTMGVSHGAMFGASLAILLGAGYAESSGRISLDNPYTVVLFAFIGAISATAVILALARLKGLSPEAIILAGVAMSSLFVALTTLVQYFADELQLSAMVYWSFGDLGRATWRENAIMLAVFVPVFAYFVVKRWDLNASVMGDDVAKSVGVEVERVRLISTFLAALITAVSVAFVGVIGFVGLIAPHAIRLVAGGDYRFLIPLSALAGALLLVAADTIARLVLSPMILPVGIVTSFLGAPTFIYLLMRMEGRR; translated from the coding sequence ATGGACTACGAGGGCTACGTAGCCAGGAAACTGTCCATCGGCCTTTTCATTCTTCTTTCCATCCTCGCGGTTAGCCTTTACTCCCTCTCCCACGGTGCCTACTTCCTCTCTGTGAGGGAGGTCGTTGATGCGCTCCTCGGCGGCGGAACGGACAGTTCCAGGCTGATAGTCTGGAACATACGGATGCCGAGGATAGTTGCAGGCATTCTGGTCGGTGCCTCCCTGGCGGTGGCGGGTGCCGTCATGCAGGGCTTTCTGAGGAATCCCCTGGCCACTCCGTTCACTATGGGCGTCTCCCATGGGGCGATGTTCGGGGCTTCCCTCGCGATACTCCTGGGGGCAGGCTATGCAGAGAGTTCCGGGAGGATTTCGCTTGACAACCCCTACACCGTTGTGCTCTTTGCCTTCATCGGCGCCATAAGCGCCACGGCGGTGATTCTTGCACTGGCGAGGCTGAAGGGACTCAGTCCGGAGGCCATAATTCTGGCGGGAGTTGCCATGAGTTCACTCTTCGTTGCGCTGACGACCCTCGTTCAGTACTTCGCCGACGAGCTTCAGCTTTCCGCCATGGTCTACTGGAGCTTTGGAGACCTTGGGAGGGCCACCTGGCGGGAAAACGCGATAATGCTCGCTGTGTTTGTTCCGGTTTTTGCCTACTTCGTCGTTAAGCGCTGGGATCTCAACGCCTCGGTCATGGGGGACGACGTCGCCAAGAGCGTTGGGGTTGAGGTTGAGAGGGTTCGCCTTATCTCGACCTTCCTGGCGGCGCTGATAACCGCCGTGAGCGTTGCTTTCGTCGGTGTCATCGGCTTCGTCGGCCTCATAGCGCCCCACGCCATCAGGCTCGTCGCCGGTGGCGACTATCGCTTCCTCATCCCCCTGTCGGCCCTCGCCGGCGCCCTGCTGCTGGTGGCCGCGGATACGATTGCCAGGCTGGTGCTGTCCCCGATGATTCTCCCGGTTGGTATAGTGACCTCTTTCCTCGGTGCTCCCACCTTTATATACCTCCTGATGAGGATGGAGGGACGGAGATGA
- a CDS encoding NifB/NifX family molybdenum-iron cluster-binding protein, producing MRIAVPLKDGRGLESEVCEHFGRAKYFAFVEVDDGTIKGAEVVEVPFEEHGPGDIPNFVKEHGGEVVLAYGMGRKAMAYFESLGITVVTGAYGRVKDVVEAFIHQVLEVDPHWRERIEATKHK from the coding sequence ATGAGAATCGCGGTTCCCCTGAAGGATGGGAGAGGGCTGGAGAGCGAGGTCTGCGAACACTTCGGCCGGGCGAAATATTTCGCGTTCGTTGAGGTTGATGACGGCACCATCAAGGGCGCCGAAGTCGTCGAGGTTCCCTTCGAAGAGCACGGCCCGGGTGACATTCCAAACTTCGTGAAGGAGCACGGTGGGGAAGTTGTGCTTGCCTACGGCATGGGCAGGAAGGCAATGGCATACTTCGAGAGCCTCGGGATAACCGTCGTTACCGGGGCCTACGGAAGGGTCAAAGACGTCGTTGAGGCCTTCATACACCAGGTTCTTGAGGTCGACCCCCACTGGAGGGAGAGGATAGAGGCGACTAAACACAAGTGA